A window of the Burkholderia sp. 9120 genome harbors these coding sequences:
- a CDS encoding O-succinylhomoserine sulfhydrylase, whose protein sequence is MDDSLNFDTLAVRSGTARSDFNEHSEAIFLTSSFVFASAADAAEKFRNSEDNYTYSRFTNPTVTMFQDRLAALEGGEACMATASGMAAIMSVVMCALQAGDHLVSSQALFGSTLGMFSQIFTKFGITTTFVDSTDLDAWKNAVRPETKMFFLETPSNPLTEVSDIEAISKIAKAANALFVVDNCFCSPALQQPLKLGADVVMHSATKFLDGQGRVLGGALVGSKQFIMEKVFPFVRSTGPTLSAFNAWVLLKGMETLSLRVDKQSANALEIARWLETHPAVNRVFYPGLESHPQHALAMRQQKAGGAILSFELKGDTPEQMRANAWRVIDSTKICSITGNLGDTRTTITHPATTTHGRVTPEARAAAGISEGLIRLAVGLENAADIRGDLERGLAG, encoded by the coding sequence ATGGACGACTCCTTGAACTTCGACACGCTGGCAGTCCGCTCGGGCACGGCGCGCAGCGACTTCAACGAACATTCGGAAGCGATTTTCCTGACCTCGAGCTTTGTGTTCGCGAGCGCCGCGGACGCCGCCGAGAAATTCAGGAATTCCGAAGACAACTACACCTATTCGCGCTTCACGAACCCGACCGTCACGATGTTCCAGGACCGCCTGGCCGCGCTCGAAGGCGGCGAAGCGTGCATGGCCACAGCGTCCGGCATGGCCGCGATCATGTCCGTCGTGATGTGCGCGCTGCAGGCCGGCGACCACCTCGTGAGCTCGCAGGCGTTGTTCGGCTCGACACTCGGCATGTTCTCGCAGATTTTCACCAAGTTCGGCATTACGACCACGTTCGTCGATTCGACCGATCTGGACGCGTGGAAAAACGCCGTGCGTCCCGAGACGAAGATGTTCTTCCTCGAAACGCCGTCGAATCCGCTGACGGAAGTGTCCGACATCGAAGCGATCAGCAAGATCGCCAAGGCCGCGAACGCGCTATTCGTGGTGGACAACTGCTTCTGCAGCCCGGCGTTGCAACAGCCGCTGAAGCTCGGCGCGGATGTGGTGATGCATTCGGCCACCAAGTTCCTTGACGGTCAGGGGCGCGTGTTGGGCGGCGCGCTGGTCGGCTCGAAGCAGTTCATCATGGAAAAGGTGTTCCCGTTCGTGCGTAGCACCGGGCCGACGCTGTCCGCGTTCAACGCGTGGGTGCTGCTCAAGGGCATGGAAACGCTGTCGCTGCGCGTCGACAAGCAGTCGGCGAATGCGCTGGAAATCGCGCGCTGGCTGGAGACGCATCCGGCCGTGAATCGCGTGTTCTATCCGGGGCTGGAATCGCACCCGCAGCACGCGCTGGCCATGCGTCAACAGAAGGCGGGCGGCGCGATTCTGTCGTTCGAACTGAAGGGCGACACGCCGGAGCAGATGCGCGCGAATGCATGGCGTGTGATCGATAGCACGAAGATCTGTTCGATCACCGGCAATCTTGGCGATACACGGACCACGATCACGCATCCGGCGACCACCACGCATGGTCGCGTGACGCCGGAAGCGCGCGCGGCAGCAGGCATTAGCGAAGGCTTGATCCGGCTGGCGGTGGGTCTGGAAAACGCTGCGGATATTCGCGGCGACCTGGAACGCGGTCTGGCGGGTTAA
- a CDS encoding AraC family transcriptional regulator: MNHATATIPCVSLRRYGAVEASDVHDFHQVVLGLDGAMVMAVNGVAQQIDAGSAWLIPAGARHDYAGIGENRQLVLDLPATSLAVPERLFDRARAVTVDASLTQLVHRIAAHATGGAQSDDLDARRFHWDAAARLGAALVADSGTTAGALAPGAGLDFTRIDRWLRAHLSEPLRIADLAAHCGFGMRRFHQLFIDAFGETPHRYLQRLRLDTSLTLLADPRRSLTDIALDIGFGDQSAFTHAFTRRFGLAPGQWRALRH, from the coding sequence ATGAACCACGCTACCGCCACCATCCCTTGCGTTTCGCTGCGCCGTTACGGCGCGGTCGAAGCGTCGGACGTGCATGACTTTCATCAGGTCGTGCTCGGCCTGGACGGCGCGATGGTGATGGCGGTGAACGGCGTCGCGCAACAGATCGACGCCGGCTCCGCGTGGCTCATTCCGGCGGGTGCGCGGCACGACTACGCGGGTATCGGCGAGAACCGGCAGTTGGTGCTGGATCTGCCGGCTACATCGCTGGCCGTGCCGGAGCGCTTGTTCGACCGCGCGCGGGCCGTGACGGTCGATGCGTCGCTAACGCAGCTCGTGCATCGGATTGCAGCGCACGCTACCGGCGGCGCTCAGAGCGACGATCTGGACGCCCGTCGTTTTCATTGGGATGCAGCGGCCCGTCTGGGCGCTGCGTTGGTGGCCGACTCCGGCACCACGGCAGGTGCGCTCGCGCCTGGCGCGGGTCTCGACTTCACGCGTATCGACCGTTGGTTGCGCGCGCATTTGTCGGAACCGCTGCGCATTGCCGACCTCGCCGCGCATTGCGGTTTTGGCATGCGGCGCTTTCATCAGCTTTTTATCGACGCGTTCGGTGAGACGCCGCATCGCTATTTGCAGCGCTTGCGGCTCGATACGTCGCTCACGTTGCTCGCGGATCCGCGCCGTTCATTGACCGATATCGCATTGGATATCGGCTTCGGCGATCAGAGCGCTTTCACGCACGCATTCACGCGGCGTTTCGGACTAGCGCCTGGCCAATGGCGCGCGCTGCGCCACTGA
- a CDS encoding FKBP-type peptidyl-prolyl cis-trans isomerase: MSTVTTESGLKYEDIVEGTGAEAVAGKSVSVHYTGWLTDGQKFDSSKDRNDPFAFVLGGGMVIKGWDEGVQGMKVGGTRKLTIPPQLGYGVRGAGGVIPPNATLVFEVELLGV; this comes from the coding sequence ATGTCGACTGTCACTACCGAGTCCGGCCTGAAGTACGAAGACATCGTGGAAGGCACCGGCGCCGAAGCGGTTGCCGGCAAGAGCGTCAGCGTGCACTACACCGGCTGGCTGACCGATGGTCAGAAGTTCGACTCGAGCAAGGACCGCAACGACCCGTTCGCATTCGTGCTGGGCGGCGGCATGGTCATCAAGGGTTGGGACGAAGGCGTGCAAGGCATGAAGGTCGGCGGCACGCGCAAGCTGACGATTCCGCCGCAACTCGGCTACGGCGTGCGTGGCGCGGGCGGCGTGATTCCGCCGAACGCGACGCTCGTGTTCGAAGTCGAATTGCTCGGCGTCTAA
- a CDS encoding histidine kinase dimerization/phospho-acceptor domain-containing protein, whose translation MTTSSTGTTGAQPAPSGFAVSERTAHLCAETALFMRDHVLSLVSHDLRGPLNAIHSWAYVLERKLDANDPNAQRAVTGIRNGVDQQVKLLETIVDATRAETRSLALAYASFPLHPLLDETVEDVRTGLARSRQVEIALDSQLGTEQLNGDRARLVAALWLMLTFTVEASAEGATVTLATRADATAWHATVTYDSNLAALSDPAVPHLLEAFARKQAGEPREAKRIAWVFALCKRVAEAHGGSFEQIDASESEAARLALRIPLSATVPK comes from the coding sequence GTGACAACGTCTTCAACCGGAACCACCGGCGCGCAGCCGGCGCCTTCCGGCTTCGCCGTCTCCGAGCGTACCGCGCATCTTTGCGCCGAAACCGCGCTGTTCATGCGTGACCACGTGCTGTCGCTGGTGTCGCACGATTTGCGCGGTCCGCTGAACGCGATCCATAGCTGGGCCTACGTGCTCGAGCGCAAGCTCGACGCGAACGACCCCAACGCGCAGCGCGCCGTCACCGGCATTCGCAATGGCGTGGACCAGCAGGTGAAGCTGCTCGAAACGATCGTGGATGCCACGCGCGCCGAAACCAGGTCGCTGGCGCTCGCGTATGCGTCGTTCCCGCTGCATCCGTTGCTCGACGAAACTGTCGAAGACGTGCGCACGGGTTTGGCTCGCTCGCGCCAGGTCGAGATCGCGCTCGACTCGCAACTCGGCACCGAGCAACTCAACGGCGACCGCGCACGCCTCGTCGCCGCGCTGTGGCTGATGCTGACGTTCACCGTCGAAGCCAGCGCCGAAGGCGCTACCGTCACGCTGGCCACGCGTGCGGACGCGACCGCATGGCATGCCACCGTCACCTACGACAGCAACCTCGCCGCGTTGAGCGATCCGGCCGTGCCGCATCTGCTCGAAGCGTTCGCTCGCAAGCAGGCCGGCGAGCCGCGCGAAGCCAAACGCATTGCGTGGGTGTTCGCACTGTGCAAGCGCGTCGCGGAAGCGCATGGCGGCAGTTTCGAGCAGATCGACGCCAGCGAGAGCGAAGCGGCCAGACTTGCACTACGCATACCGCTGAGTGCGACCGTGCCGAAGTGA
- a CDS encoding hemolysin family protein, which yields MIQVVALIGALFLVALNGFFVAAEFGLVKLRATRVQSLAAKHGMRGRLLAKVHGRLDAYLSACQLGITLASLGLGWIGEPAFAQLLTPVFNLLGVESEKLIHGVSLFFAFSCISFLHIVVGELAPKSLAIREAEKVSLWAATPLYGFYWAMYPAIWVLNSSANAVLKLAGLDADHGHDSHYSTDELKLILRGRRANVASELGAADGGAYSQDEWNTIAHSLDFSRMTVSDLMRPAYEMVGLRRDLPLRDNMQVVARHRFSRYPLFEDAAGERVAGMIHLKDLLLARHAGSTLEDLSKYARPVQYVKPDMPALELFRRFRKGAPHFALVGHKNAKPIGFLTLDNLLGALVGQIHDEFRQGDADWTRMDDGTLMGKGSLPVVSLERALGIDIDEGKAESVGGLVIQALNDLPTEGQRVEFDRFDVVVKKMKGPRIVLVRVYPKTFDDEGG from the coding sequence TTGATCCAGGTTGTCGCCCTCATTGGCGCGTTGTTTCTCGTTGCGCTCAACGGTTTCTTTGTTGCGGCTGAATTCGGTCTGGTCAAACTGCGGGCCACGCGCGTGCAGAGTCTCGCCGCGAAACACGGCATGCGCGGCCGTTTGCTGGCCAAGGTGCACGGACGTCTCGACGCTTACCTCTCCGCCTGTCAGCTCGGCATTACGCTAGCGTCGCTCGGTCTCGGCTGGATCGGCGAGCCCGCGTTCGCGCAACTGCTCACGCCGGTCTTCAACCTGCTCGGCGTGGAGTCTGAGAAACTGATTCACGGCGTTTCGCTGTTCTTCGCGTTTTCGTGTATTTCGTTCCTGCATATCGTGGTGGGCGAACTGGCGCCGAAGTCGCTGGCTATTCGCGAGGCGGAGAAGGTGTCGCTGTGGGCCGCCACGCCGCTGTACGGCTTCTACTGGGCCATGTATCCGGCCATCTGGGTGCTCAACTCGAGCGCCAACGCGGTGCTGAAGCTGGCCGGCCTCGACGCCGACCATGGTCACGACTCGCACTATTCGACCGACGAACTCAAGCTGATCCTGCGTGGCCGCCGCGCCAATGTGGCGAGCGAGTTGGGCGCGGCGGACGGCGGCGCGTACAGCCAGGACGAATGGAACACGATCGCGCATTCGCTGGATTTTTCGCGCATGACGGTGTCGGACCTCATGCGTCCTGCTTATGAAATGGTTGGCTTGCGGCGCGATCTGCCGTTGCGCGACAACATGCAGGTGGTGGCGCGGCATCGCTTCAGCCGCTACCCGCTGTTCGAAGACGCAGCCGGTGAACGCGTGGCCGGCATGATCCACTTGAAGGATCTGCTGCTGGCGCGTCACGCGGGCAGCACGCTCGAGGATCTGTCGAAATACGCGCGACCCGTGCAATACGTGAAGCCGGACATGCCCGCGCTGGAACTGTTCCGCCGCTTCCGCAAAGGCGCGCCGCATTTCGCGCTGGTCGGCCATAAAAATGCGAAGCCGATCGGCTTCCTGACGCTCGACAATCTGCTCGGCGCGTTGGTCGGTCAGATTCATGACGAATTCCGTCAGGGCGACGCCGACTGGACGCGCATGGACGACGGCACGTTAATGGGCAAGGGCAGCTTGCCGGTGGTGTCGCTGGAGCGGGCGTTGGGTATCGATATCGACGAGGGCAAGGCCGAATCGGTCGGCGGTCTCGTGATTCAGGCGCTCAACGATCTGCCCACAGAAGGCCAGCGCGTGGAATTCGACCGCTTCGACGTGGTCGTCAAGAAGATGAAAGGGCCGCGCATCGTGCTCGTGCGCGTGTACCCGAAGACCTTCGACGATGAAGGTGGCTGA
- a CDS encoding sulfite exporter TauE/SafE family protein: protein MGYLLVLCVGLLAGLLSGVIGTGSSMLLMPVLVMLYGPQQAVPIMAIAAIMGNFGKVLAWWREIDWRACGAYCVTAVPGAALGVRTLLALPPHAVEIALGLFFVAMVPTRRWLARRAVRFSLWHLSLIGGVVGFLTGIVVSTGPITVPVFMSYGLVKGAFLATEAAGSLTVYAAKVVVFNHFGALPLRVVIDGLITGSALMTGSFAARSIVVRMSPATFKLVVDGLMLSSGLSLLWAAGR, encoded by the coding sequence ATGGGGTATCTGCTGGTTCTGTGCGTGGGCTTGCTGGCAGGCTTGCTGAGCGGCGTGATCGGCACCGGTTCATCCATGCTGCTAATGCCCGTGCTCGTGATGCTCTACGGTCCGCAACAGGCGGTGCCGATCATGGCGATCGCCGCGATCATGGGCAACTTCGGCAAGGTGCTCGCGTGGTGGCGCGAGATCGATTGGCGCGCTTGCGGGGCCTACTGCGTGACCGCCGTGCCGGGCGCGGCGCTTGGTGTGCGGACGCTGCTGGCACTGCCGCCGCACGCGGTTGAAATCGCGCTGGGGCTGTTCTTTGTCGCGATGGTGCCCACGCGCCGCTGGCTCGCGCGGCGGGCCGTCAGATTCTCTCTGTGGCACCTTTCGCTGATCGGCGGCGTGGTGGGTTTTCTCACCGGCATCGTGGTGTCGACCGGGCCGATTACCGTGCCCGTGTTCATGTCTTACGGCCTCGTCAAAGGCGCGTTTCTCGCAACGGAAGCCGCCGGCTCATTAACCGTGTATGCCGCAAAAGTCGTGGTGTTCAATCACTTCGGCGCGTTGCCTTTGCGTGTGGTGATCGACGGCCTGATCACCGGTTCCGCGTTGATGACCGGCTCGTTCGCGGCGCGGAGCATCGTGGTGCGGATGAGTCCCGCCACCTTCAAGCTGGTGGTCGACGGTTTGATGTTGTCCTCGGGGTTGTCGTTGCTGTGGGCGGCAGGGCGTTAG